The Mesobacillus jeotgali genome window below encodes:
- a CDS encoding STAS domain-containing protein — MESTFNHRNEVTDFIQSNRELFEQHLLSEAVNVASKINEILQKGNIDLLKNAEKLIVYIVEQQEENLVAFAEQEGIAWAEHSLTVAFKLEWIQAIRRTLWHFLNKYDQLHNRFSDREEFFQLEKKINDRVDQFLNTFFLTYTKYKDELLNSQRKLVEHLSVPIIPVSASVAVLPLIGMIDDYRMQIIEEKILMDISRLKVQTLIMDLSGIADMEMNVISHFQKVLSGVAMMGSNAVITGMRPELVKKMIQTGITFNQKAETKGTLQQTLRSYLDNEVAK, encoded by the coding sequence ATGGAATCAACTTTTAACCATAGAAATGAAGTTACCGATTTCATTCAATCGAATAGGGAACTTTTCGAACAACACTTGTTATCAGAAGCGGTAAATGTAGCTTCAAAGATTAATGAAATCCTCCAAAAAGGGAATATCGATCTGTTAAAAAATGCTGAAAAATTAATTGTGTACATAGTAGAGCAACAGGAAGAGAATCTGGTTGCTTTTGCTGAACAAGAAGGAATCGCCTGGGCAGAACACTCGTTGACTGTTGCGTTCAAACTGGAGTGGATTCAGGCCATCCGTCGAACTTTGTGGCACTTCCTTAACAAATATGATCAATTGCATAACAGATTTTCTGACCGTGAGGAATTTTTCCAGCTCGAGAAAAAGATCAATGATCGAGTAGACCAATTCCTTAATACATTCTTCCTGACTTATACAAAGTACAAAGATGAACTGCTTAACTCGCAGAGGAAATTGGTTGAACATTTGTCTGTTCCAATTATCCCAGTCAGTGCTTCTGTTGCTGTTCTTCCTCTAATTGGTATGATCGATGATTACAGAATGCAGATTATTGAAGAAAAGATCCTGATGGATATATCAAGACTTAAAGTGCAGACCTTGATTATGGACCTTTCGGGGATTGCAGACATGGAAATGAATGTCATTTCCCATTTCCAAAAAGTATTGAGCGGCGTTGCGATGATGGGGTCAAACGCTGTTATAACTGGAATGCGACCGGAACTTGTTAAAAAAATGATCCAAACAGGAATCACTTTTAACCAAAAGGCAGAAACCAAAGGTACACTTCAGCAAACACTGAGATCCTATTTGGATAACGAAGTTGCAAAATAA